A window of the Lactuca sativa cultivar Salinas chromosome 5, Lsat_Salinas_v11, whole genome shotgun sequence genome harbors these coding sequences:
- the LOC111890445 gene encoding uncharacterized protein LOC111890445 produces MRRFTNSVLDSNTINRAASNTKWLYDSPIHSHVEAKLRCLLVELGNADRILGIQVCAYKDGQVIIDTTAGVLGKDNPRPVQPDSLFPAFSVTKGVTAGMIHWLADKGKLNLDENVANIWPEFGTNGKDQIKVHHILNHTSGLHNALADNTRNDPTLFCDWDECVKRIAKVAPETEPGRDQLYHYLSYGWLCGAIIERASGKKFQDVLEEAFVHPLNVEGEFYIGIPSGVESRLANLTYDRNEFHTFSDLIAKCKYRTAIPSSFLPHILENLISLADKLNVRRAILPASNGHFSARALARYYAALVDGGTVPPRHSSSLPPLGSHPHHPTFPSKNQKDETDATGDEVETKIFSNPKSKLHDAFLGNGKYKDLILPKGKFGLGFRKVCTMDACSTIGFGHAGLGGSMAYCDINNRFSIAVTLNKLSFGDLTGEIIRFVCLELDLPVPKDYGRSCKFMEKPVFN; encoded by the exons ATGAGACGTTTTACTAACTCTGTTCTGGATAG CAACACAATTAACCGAGCAGCCTCGAATACAAAATGGTTATATGACAGTCCAATCCATTCTCATGTAGAAGCCAAGCTGAGGTGCCTCTTGGTTGAATTAGGGAATGCTGATAGAATACTTGGAATCCAG GTTTGTGCCTACAAAGACGGGCAAGTGATCATTGATACTACAGCTGGAGTGCTGGGAAAAGACAACCCTCGTCCAGTTCAACCTGATTCCTTATTTCCTGCTTTCTCAGTAACTAAGGGTGTCACAGCAGGAATGATACATTGGTTGGCTGATAAAGG GAAACTAAACCTTGATGAAAATGTCGCAAACATTTGGCCAGAGTTTGGTACAAATGGGAAGGATCAGATAAAG GTTCATCATATACTAAATCATACATCTGGTTTGCACAACGCTCTTGCTGACAATACTAGAAATGATCCTACAttattttgtgattgggatgagTGTGTAAAACGCATTGCGAAGGTTGCACCAGAAACCGAACCTGGCCGTGATCAATTATATCATTATCTCTCATATGGTTGGCTATGTGGTGCAATAATTGAG CGTGCATCCGGAAAGAAGTTTCAAGATGTTCTTGAGGAAGCTTTTGTTCACCCACTAAACGTGGAAGGAGAATTTTATATAGGGATTCCTTCTG GTGTGGAATCTCGTCTGGCAAATCTTACGTACGATAGAAATGAATTCCATACGTTTTCAGATCTAATCGCAAAGTGTAAGTACAGGACTGCCATACCTTCCTCATTCTTGCCTCACATACTTGAAAACCTCATTTCCTTAGCAGACAAGCTCAATGTCCGCCGTGCTATATTACCAGCCTCTAACGGACACTTCTCGGCCCGTGCATTAGCCCGCTACTATGCCGCCCTTGTGGACGGTGGTACGGTCCCTCCTCGCCATTCCTCCTCCCTCCCACCACTTGGAAGCCACCCTCACCACCCCACGTTCCCCTCCAAGAACCAGAAAGATGAAACAGACGCCACAGGTGATGAAGTCGAGACTAAAATCTTTAGCAACCCAAAATCAAAACTTCATGATGCGTTCTTGGGAAACGGAAAATATAAGGATTTAATCTTACCGAAAGGAAAATTTGGACTTGGGTTTAGGAAGGTTTGCACGATGGATGCATGTTCGACGATTGGGTTTGGCCACGCAGGGTTGGGTGGGTCCATGGCATACTGTGACATTAATAACAGGTTTTCTATTGCGGTGACTCTGAACAAGTTGTCTTTCGGGGATTTGACCGGAGAGATAATCCGGTTTGTTTGCTTGGAACTTGATCTTCCTGTACCGAAAGATTATGGGAGATCTTGTAAGTTCATGGAGAAACCGGTGTTCAATTAA